A window of the Lactuca sativa cultivar Salinas chromosome 5, Lsat_Salinas_v11, whole genome shotgun sequence genome harbors these coding sequences:
- the LOC111889404 gene encoding transcription factor MYBC1, whose product MREDESNWFSKWEEQLPSPEDLMPLTQTLITPDLAIAFDIRSPHNLHSPSLQHHQQPPPISTPSSQPNSGEFDSPELGGGGAGDEPARTLKRPRLVWTPQLHKRFVDAVAHLGIKNAVPKTIMQLMSVDGLTRENVASHLQKYRLYLKRMQGLSSGSGNGSGGDPATDHLFASSPVPAHFLHQGRPNSDHYLPYVPVAALQQQHHHQQMAAAAVVAGHHHPQLQPRYGQIGHFGSPRNGQFEHPFLNRQSHSHSHSHSQQPIHRVGTPIHNSVPSSYVDDLESANGRKVLTLFPTGDD is encoded by the coding sequence ATGAGGGAAGATGAGTCCAATTGGTTTTCAAAGTGGGAAGAACAACTGCCGTCGCCGGAAGACCTTATGCCCTTAACTCAAACCCTAATCACTCCTGATCTAGCAATCGCCTTTGATATCCGGAGCCCACATAACCTCCACTCACCTTCACTTcaacaccaccaacaaccacCACCGATTTCAACCCCTTCTTCTCAACCCAATTCCGGGGAATTTGATTCCCCTGAACTCGGCGGAGGTGGAGCCGGCGATGAACCAGCTCGCACCCTCAAACGCCCACGTCTCGTCTGGACTCCGCAGCTTCACAAGAGATTTGTCGATGCTGTAGCTCACTTAGGGATCAAAAACGCCGTACCCAAAACCATAATGCAGCTCATGAGTGTTGACGGGTTGACTCGCGAAAACGTCGCTAGTCATCTCCAAAAATACAGACTTTACCTCAAACGTATGCAGGGTCTTTCTTCCGGTAGTGGAAACGGCTCCGGTGGAGATCCTGCCACCGATCATTTATTTGCGAGTTCTCCGGTGCCAGCTCATTTTCTGCATCAGGGTCGTCCGAATTCCGACCACTACTTACCCTACGTCCCTGTCGCCGCCCTACAACAGCAGCACCACCACCAGCAGATGGCTGCTGCCGCAGTCGTCGCCGGACATCATCATCCTCAATTGCAGCCTCGGTATGGGCAAATTGGGCATTTTGGGTCGCCGCGAAATGGGCAATTTGAGCATCCATTTCTTAATAGACAATCGCATTCACATTCGCATTCGCATTCGCAGCAACCCATTCATAGGGTAGGGACTCCAATTCATAATTCTGTTCCATCATCTTATGTTGATGATCTTGAATCAGCAAATGGTAGAAAAGTTCTGACTTTATTTCCAACCGGAGATGATTGA
- the LOC111889421 gene encoding uncharacterized protein LOC111889421, with amino-acid sequence MKRSSPQAVGEVSNTQHLESKLLDLTNVLSQMVVGSGQKLTSNPISAINQEHLLQHSSTNWRLGHRSQQDGTKGGKTLGESNPKRVSREDEDEVIIVEPSKVVTPPKEPVVPNVDQPDSSNKNVKPLVIPPPFPSRLASSKKKEDEKEFLETFRKVQINIPLLDAIKQIPRYTKFLKDLCTNKRTFKANEKIQVNANVSTVIQKKLPPKCKDPGRFAIPCTIGDLHVESAMLDLGASINVMPFSVFQSLNVGPLEETGVIIQLADKSSVFPRGVLEDVLVQVNQLVFPADFYVIDLEEKTPSKSSMILLGRPFMNTAHTIIDVHNGKITMEFDGETIHFNIFEAMRYPSNISPLYRVDVIEPITQ; translated from the exons ATGAAGAGAAGTTCTCCACAAGCAGTTGGTGAAGTTAGCAACACTCAACACTTGGAATCAAAGCTCTTGGATTTGACTAATGTGCTAagtcaaatggtggtgggaagTGGTCAAAAATTGACG TCAAACCCAATTTCAGCAATAAACCAAGAACACCTTCTCCAACATTCAAGCACAAATTGGAGACTTGGCCACCGCTCTCAACAAGATGGAACAAAGGG TGGGAAAACACTTGGAGAAAGTAACCCTAAGAGAGTCTCAAGAGAAGACGAAGATGAAGTTATTATAGTGGAACCTTCGAAAGTTGTAACTCCTCCAAAGGAACCGGTTGTGCCAAACGTTGATCAACCCGACTCTTCCAACAAGAATGTCAAGCCATTGGTTATACCACCACCATTCCCATCCCGTTTGGCTTCATCGAAGAAAAAGGAGGATGAAAAGGAATTTCTTGAAACCTTCCGTAAAGTCCAAATCAACATTCCCTTATTGGATGCAATCAAGCAAATACCACGCTATACCAAATTCCTTAAGGATTTATGCACCAATAAGAGGACATTTAAGGCGAATGAAAAGATTCAAGTCAATGCAAATGTGTCCACGGTTATCCAAAAGAAGTTACCACCCAAATGCAAGGACCCGGGAAGGTTCGCTATTCCATGCACAATTGGTGATTTACATGTTGAAAGTGCAATGCTAGATCTTGGAGCTTCAATAAATGTGATGCCCTTCTCGGTTTTTCAATCTCTCAATGTTGGTCCTTTGGAAGAAACCGGAGTGATAATTCAATTAGCGGACAAGTCAAGTGTATTTCCAAGAGGCGTGTTAGAAGATGTACTAGTGCAAGTCAATCAACTAGTATTTCCCGCGGACTTCTAtgtcattgaccttgaagagaagACTCCATCCAAGTCATCTATGATTCTCCTTGGAAGACCCTTCATGAATACCGCTCACACGATTATTGATGTTCATAATGGGAAGATCACCATGGAGTTCGATGGCGAGACCATTCACTTCAACATCTTTGAAGCCATGAGGTATCCTAGCAATATTTCTCCATTATATCGGGTCGATGTGATTGAACCAATCACCCAATAA